The DNA segment GTGCTAGTGTACAGATGGATGAATTTCATACTTGTCTTAACTTAATTTCTGAACTGGACCAAAGAACTGAAGAGCCATCCAAGGAAACCAGTGTGGCAGAGAGCTGAGTGAGTAGCAAAGAGTGAAAAGCAGACTGATCTGAAATGAATGTGTAAAACCTTTTTCTGAGTACAGCGGGGGCTGTGTTCAGGACAAGGGTTTTCTGCGGTCACACCAGGACTCTGCTGTGTGGTCTCTGTGGTATCAGAAAGGTAGATGACTTGATTTCAGTGGAAAGAGCTCGTTTCATGTAGTCTCCTAAATGTTGCTTATATCAGCTGCAGACTGATCTGTTATGGACCAGAAATTTCAATGGATTCCAAGCTGGTTTACCTGAAGTTCTCTTCCAATATAAATATAGTACAGAATGGGggtttatgtttgtttttttgttttcctcctcctaAGTAGCTTTGTCATACCGTATGCATTTGAACTGACAGCGAAAGAAAACCTTGTTTTAAATAAGGAACTGGTTAGTGAAGTTAACCTGTCCTAAGTGTATGTGGAGAAAATGAGGGACTGACACAATCAGCAAAATAGTATGCAACAGCTACTGACTCTGTGATATAGCTACTGAGGGGAGTCAAGGACAAGCATTTTGGTACAGAGCTGTCTTAAGCTGTGGCAATGTATTTCCTCTCAgattttgggaagcagagtaTTTTAGAACAGGAATATGAGAGGTGAAGACAACTATGGTGAAAGATGGAGGAGTTTCTTCCTATACTTAGGTCACTGTGTCTTTGGACAGCAGTAGAGTATATCCAGACCTTGCAGTGTATGGAGGTGGTCCAGGTGCTCTTTGATGCTGCACTGTAAAGCAGGGGGAATGTCTGTGGTAGCTTGTGTGTTGTCAGGCACTGTATTTTCACTTGTCTGGGTATGTATCTTCCAGTTCCTGCTTTGACCAAAGTGAACTCCCTTGAAGACGAAGGAATTGTCCTGAAGGTTGAGGAAagtgaagagcagaaaaaagaaataaaaaaagaaagtggaGTGGAACACCAGGAAACGAAGGAGGAAAACCAAATCGAACAGTTTAATGAACCCTCCACTAGCTCTGGGGCTGCCTGTCCAGAGGTAAAACAGACCTTCTCTCCTGCCCTGTACATTTTCATACTGATGATATGTGAAGTGAAGCCCACCTCTTTATGTATAGGTTCAGCGAAGACATAAACACTTTCAGTTTGTTTCCATGTTCTTCATTCAGTGACTCTTCAAATGTGTGGTCTCTGTGGAGCACAGCATAGGCTGTGGAACGTGGTTGTAGAAATGGGTGATAAGGGTGTAATGTCTGTGTGCAGACTGGTTAGATCCATCCCTTCTTGTCAGTCACCCTGTGGTAACTTCCATGTTTGTTCTAGCAGAGGGGTATTATGCATTGCAGCTGCATTTGCATGATAGTCTATCtcccatttttttaaaaacagttacAGCCATTGCAGCGGCAGTAGAGGTTTGTTTATAAAAGTAAGTGTATCTGAGATAAAGATCTTGCAGAATGAAAATGATGTGCTGGAGAGAACACAGTGTGTTGGAAGTGAGTACTGAACACTCTTTTTAATTCAGGTAGTTGCTAAGAATGAGGTGCCAGTCTGCAAGCTGAAAGAACTCCAAAGCAAGCCATTTGTCAAAAAAGATGCTGCCACCTTTTGGCCATCAAACTGGAGAAGCAAGTTATGCACCTGTGAAGACTGTTTGGTATGTATTCTGTGGTCATTACTATCATTGAcatgggggaggcagggagcatCTCCTAGAGAATCTTTTAAGGGAAGCTTGTAAATAAAATCTGTTGTAAATGTTCTTACTCTGCATATCAACACCTAAAAAACCCCTCTGCTCCACATAGAGAAACACACTGAATCCACACTGAATCAATACAGCACGAAGGAGCTTctaaatgtttgttttctttgctgcttaAATCCAGTATTGCTTTGTTGTCGTGGGGAGGTGTCTGAAATGCTggataaaatatttacattacTACTTTTATTGTTTGTGATACTGAACACAGAAAGAACTGGGCAAGAGCATCTTCATCTGAGAAGTTTAGAATGAAATCTTACTTTGTCCCCTAGAAAATGTATTCAGAGCTTGAGGTCCAGTTCCTGACAGATGAATGTGACACTGTCTTGGCTTATGAAAACAAAGGTACCAGTGACCAAGAAACAGAGAGGAGAGATCCTTTAATGGACACCCTTAACAGCATGAACAGAGTCCAGCAAGTAGAACTCATCTGTGGTAAATACAGCTTCTTCTCTATGGTCTGGCTTAGCACTTCAAGTGAACAGTTTCCCATAAGGGATGAGAATCCTATCTTGCAGTGAAGTACCaaattgttcttgaagtgacaTGTAGAAGACTGTATGACAGATTGCACACCACAACTAGTTTCTCTGGAGAAGCTTGTCCTCTCTGGCCCAGTTTTGCATCTTCAGCTTACATTTAGGAACTTTTACCCTATTTAACTTAGATATTGTATTGATAATTTCTTGTAACATGAATAGATAAACATTAATTTACATTTCTGCTGTTGGCTTATTTATTTTACcttgttcttttgtttgggCAATCTGCTGTTGTCTGGGCAAGTGCCAGCCAACGTGAAACTGGGGTGCAAGGTGCTCCCTGGTAgcattattgttattatttattattacttAGAATCATGTTCAAAGCTAGATGTGCCTTAGGAAAGAGGAAGTAAAACAAGTTGTCTTCTTGAGGCAGTGTTAAACTAAtactgttttgtttatttttttttctttcccttgccttCACTTCTCCATCCAGAATACAATGATTTAAAGACAGAACTGACTGACTATCTCAGGAGATTTGCAGATGAGGGAACGGTAAGGCTCAACTCAACTTGCAGGATCTGTTGCTAGAAAACGTGTTTTAAAATACCATTGAGGGGTGGGTGTTTAATACTATGATACGTtaaagttttttggttttttttcctgtctcttggagctgctggtgctgcaatTAGAAATTCGTGATTGACTGGAATTTAAAAGTTGCATTTCCTTAATGACGTTAAGAGGTGGGAGAGAGCTTCAGATCTGTCTGTAAAGTACTGAGAGCAGCTCTTTAAGTGAAACTACTTTTCTTCCAGGAACAGTATTTGGGGAAAGAAGCTCTTTATGTATTTTCTTAGAGTTAATCTAAACCCTTAGAAAAACGAGAACTGACTAAATATTGCCAGTCTTGTCAGTGGTTTTCTTGGAGGAATTGCTTGTTACTATTAATCAGCACACACATTTTGTTGGCTTATTTGTGAAATTGCCATTCTTAGTTGAGCTAGTGAATATCTTGCTTTATGTTAATTTTTCTGATGATAGAAGCACGTGGCCAAACTCATTAAAAACGCCACCAGGACCTTTGCTTCATGTGCTTGTTTTGCCTTTGGACAGTTCATCTATCTGTATTCTTTGATTACAGAATTTGGTATTAATCATCTCCTTTGGGTACAACAGGGAAGCTGTTTCGGCAGCTGTAGCGAAGAGGTTTCGGGATActtgcttttctgtgctttgtgtTGTATGTGGGAAGCatacaagaaaacaaaaggattgTTTAATTGAATTCTTGTACCACAACTTGGGTTTTGTATTGCTTTCCCAGGTGGTTAAAAGAGAAGACATTCAGCACTTCTTTGAAGAATTTCAGTCACGGAAAAGACAACGGACTAACAGGATGCAGTACTACTGTAGTTAGACTGAAAAGGTTTGGGTCTGAAAATGCAATGGGGAAGACGATATTCATTGGCAAACAGAAGAGGCATCTTCAGTATTTGGCTTCTCATCAAAATACAACTGTCCAAGAAATGTCTTACTTTTGTCTCATACTTCCTTCCTTTGTAGTGACTGTGTTCTTAACAGGTACATTGCGTTTTGGGATTTCAGTGCTGACAGACTTGGCCTTGCTGTGAAAGCTGGCCTTCTCTTAAGGGGTAGAATAGCTCATTGCAAGGACAGGGTGCCACTCTgtgccctccagcctgtcacctGTTTGACTGTGCAGCTGGAACTGTCACTGTACTGAAACCTGGTGGGGGTGCTGCCCACCTtctgggcagcacaggcagtgcacACTGAGCATGCTTTACAAACGTACTTTACATAACCCTGTGTCATCTCCTGGGGGTGTAGTGTGAGAGCCCCCAACACAATGTGAGTGTCTGTTCATGGCTGTGAGGCAGGCACAGCTCCTGAAGGGGTAAAGCAGATGTGCATTGGGGCCAGGGCTGTTGGATGAAATTGCATTCTAACATTTGGGTCACCTCAGGTGAACTCATCGGCACTGTACTTCCCCATGCTCACTCTTTACCTGCCCAGGGAGCACTTCCAGAGTGGAAAAATGAGAAATCAGAGGTTAGGCTTGACACAAGAGAATGTTCTACCTGTTTTTTATAAATTCAAAAACTTTGTTTCTAATAATGCATAGTGATGTTTTACATGCAAATAATTGTCACATGAACTTTATCCACTCACTAGAATATAAACAGTTTCTAGGAGGAGATACTAAACTGCAACttaagcagcagagggaggggcAGGGTGGTTTTGGGAATTAAATGCGCTTTGGTTTTGAAAACTAGTCTATCACAAATTATTCTATTTCATAAATGTCCCTGAAAATACTGCAGGATCCTGGTATTTTGCAACAGTCTAAAACAAACATCTTTTTATAATCACTGTGATAATCATGGAACAGGACATGTTTTGCTGACTTCTACAAAGCTACACTTAGCTACAATTAAGTACTGACTTTTTGGAGTTTGGAGCCTAATGTagtttttagttttctttaccCTCAAATCCCAGAATGTACTTAAAGGAAGTTCTAATTTTTAAACTCCTGCGTTATCTACTTGGAGGATTTCTTTGCCATGGAGTACTCTTCTGCTTTTATGTTACTAACTTTTGAGAGGAAAAGCAGACCTCTCTCGATCCTGATCTCTATTAATTGTTCCTGACTACTTCATTTACAAAAGCTAGTTCTAGAGTAGAGGCTCAGCTCATCTGCTTGTTTCATGCAAAATGAGTAGTTGCTTTAAACTCTGGGTAGTGTATGCACTCTTCTTTTTTGTAGCAACTGTTACGAGAGTTGTAACTGCATCTCTAACGCCACTATCTCAAAATTAAAGAACTGTTCAATCTTTACTGTCCCAGTTTTTTGAAGTGCTGCTCTAACAGTTTATTTCCAACCATGAACCGGCCAAACAGAGGGCAGGACATGGATGATGTGTTAGCTGTACAGACATACATCTCAGGGGCTCAGACAAGCTTGGTGCTTCTAGACCTTTGCCTCTCCCCTCACCTACAGCATTGCAGGCTGGTGTGAAACAGGCTGGCATCACACTACAATTTAGAGCAGGAGACAAAGCAACATAGGATGACATTTCCTCTGTACTTTCCACAGAAGAGTTACCTACAGCTACAATCTCACACCACTGGGTCAGCAGTGACAATGTGCATTGTCTGGTTTTGGCATCAGCTTGTATTACAGTCAGAGTAGGGTGTACCTGAAGTGGGTCCAGCCCCTAACAATCCCCCTTTTCAGCTTTGTTGATGCAGTTGTGCttttttcctgaagtgaggCATCCTGTCTTCTGACAAGTTCACAGACTTAGGAAAACTCCATTGCTAAATGAACAGGAAACCTGTAACAGTAAATGTTACACTTGTTTAGGTCAGGAATTTGCTCCTAGAACTcatcttcccagatgcaggaatGAAAGTGTCGTATTTAACATTTATACAGCACTCTATCTCTCCATCCCACCCCCCATTTCTATCAGGACATAACCCAAGTATGTTGTTGTACATAAAagtgttctgctgctggatgACATGCTTTTAAACTCAAGTCACCTCTTTGAAGCAGTGAAGCACTTGTTTCTGTAGAAGAGAGGTAATGAATATTCAGCTGATGCAGGATGACTGCAAATCCAGAAGAGAATACATCTTTGTCTAGATGGTTTGCTGAGAAAAGAAACACTTCATAGATCAAGGACTAAGTCCTACTGCCTTGACTGTGAGTAATCCTATTCCCTTTCATCATGAATAGTCTCAGTGAATTAAGCTCTAGCCAGAACTCACTGAACTATTTCACTGAAgtactttttcattttcaataAGCTGCTTGAGCAGAGCCATTAGTTTTGAATTCTTTCTCATCTTACACTGCTTTCTATCAGATCCTTGATGTTCAAACCGTTTTTGTGCACTTTTTCCTCCCTGCAAGAAGGAACAACAAACCTCATGGGTGTTTTACTGTTGGAGGACACTTTTTGATGTGCTTTAACTGCTCTTTTCCCCACAGCCACAGGTCAGAGCCAGTTGTGCATAAGGACATGAGGGTGGGTTCAGCTGCTTGGCAGcgctgcagcagcctgctgggagcCGTCCATCAGAAGAAGCCGCACAAGCATGTTCTAGACAAGCCATTTATTTGAAATGCCAACTATACGTGGGATAAAGTCAGTGTTACATGCTTCTCAGCAACAGTAGAAAAATAGAACCAGTGAAAACCTTTTTACAACTGTAATGGTACTCAAAAGAGAAATGTATTGTTTTACAATGCATCACACAAGACTAGAATTCAAGTCTGGAGGTACCTaaataaaaatactattttttttaaaaaacactatGTACAATTGAAGCGTAAACAAGTTTTACAAAGTACTGGTTATGCAGGTTGTAGAAAAAACACTTGCATAGGACATGAAGTCAGTTTAAGAAAGTTTTCTGAGCCTTTAGCATTGAAGGCACTTGACTTTATACCAGTAACAACACAAGGAcaggaaacaaaaccataaTGTTGCTGaaggcagggataccttctgGTGGTACAGATAATTACAGAAACCCCAAACACTGTTGTACAATTTTCTCTCAGCTGTTCCCTGTGTTTGGCAGAGCTCAACACCACCTTTACCACAGAAACACTGAATTATTAGAACAGTGCCTCAAACAGCATGTGAGTATTcttacaaaaaaagaacaaacaaaatcaaaccaaaatccaaacacaaccccacccccaaacccaaaccaaagaaacccaTAAGACAAAGAGGGCATTCCAGGACCAAAACCCAAGGCTTACAAGTACAGGTG comes from the Indicator indicator isolate 239-I01 chromosome 4, UM_Iind_1.1, whole genome shotgun sequence genome and includes:
- the UBR7 gene encoding putative E3 ubiquitin-protein ligase UBR7 is translated as MEAAAEGAEPGSGCGGGAEEPVVSLAEVLAENEELEKEARAVLGGSDHERCSYSQGAVKRQALYACSTCTPPGEEPAGICLACSYECHGTHRLFELYTKRNFRCDCGNSKFKNLQCKLLPEKGKVNSGNKYNDNFYGLYCTCKRPYPDPEDEIPDEMIQCIVCEDWFHGRHLGTVPPESGDFHEMVCQACMKHCHFLWAYAAQIAVPALTKVNSLEDEGIVLKVEESEEQKKEIKKESGVEHQETKEENQIEQFNEPSTSSGAACPEVVAKNEVPVCKLKELQSKPFVKKDAATFWPSNWRSKLCTCEDCLKMYSELEVQFLTDECDTVLAYENKGTSDQETERRDPLMDTLNSMNRVQQVELICEYNDLKTELTDYLRRFADEGTVVKREDIQHFFEEFQSRKRQRTNRMQYYCS